cGGCAACAGGAGGCAGACGGTGGTCTGGATCTCCCGGGAGGAGATGGTGTGCTGCTTGCTGTAGCGGATCAGGAGGGAAGCCTCGCAGGCGATGCGCTCGTAGATGTCGTTGACGAACGAGTTGATGACACTcatggctgaagaggagatgccGGTGTCCAGGTGGACCTGCTTCAGCACCTTGTAGATGTAGATGCTGTAGCTCTCCTTCCTGCTTTTCTTGCGCTTCTTCTCACCTTTGCCGCGTTTCTTGGTGGCAGTTTTCTTTGGCCCCTTTTTGGGGGCCACGCCCTTCGTCACCGCTTCAGGCATTGCGAATGAAAGTGGTCTGGGTCAGCACTGCGTATAGTACATTAATCAGTAGATTATTAATCAGTGGGCTGTGCTCAGCTGGCCTTGTTTAATAGATTGTTGCAAATTAAATGTGAAGCTGTTAACTTATTCACCGAAGGATATCGTATTGGTTAGTTGAGGTGCCATTTGATTCTGTAACAAGGTACCATGATTAATGCTATAAGGGAAAAAAATAATTACttagcctttttctgtgctgtaaattctatttgGCCTAACTGGTCTTTATACTTCATATCagcctcctccaaccttacttTGTCTAAACCTATCAAAATGCCTCTTTAATAACATTGCTTTtcccattctttcatgggatgcaggcatcgttggcaaggccagcatttgttgccaatctcaGCAGACTtacttccctgaagggcattagtgaactggatggcCTTTTTGCAACGATCGATGATTGTTGTGATGGTTACcataactgagactagctttatattccatatttatttattaattgaaatttcACCAACTGCTCCAGTGGGATTATctgaggcctctggattactagcccaattaaattatcactacaccaccatcttcctgcTATTCAAGTTGTTTATACAGTAATAAAGGAAGAACAAAGTAGATGTGGTTGCTATAAATTTGCTTCTGTAGCATAAGAATATCTGCAATAGCAaaggttaatgtggaactgggaAACAGCACTGCCCAAAGTGTGATGTAAAGAAACACATGACCTGAGTCTAGAGTCAGTTCTGGGCTGGACAGGGATCAATGTAGAAGCAatatggagttagctcatagcttgggctataccctgtatatatgtacatcaTTATGTATTATCAATAAATGCTCACTGTTCAGCCATTCAAGACTCAGAGCCTCTTTGCGAGACCTGCTGAAtatataacatggtggcagcgaatgGTAAAACCGAAAACCTCAGAGAAGCTGGAGCAGAAATTCAAATGCTGTAAATTTAAAGGAGCAACATTCTGACATAACTGAAAATACCTAAAGCGAAGGCACAGAGAGATATCATTTGAAAGGAACTCCATTGCAGAATTGGAAGTAGAAAAGCAGAAGAAAAAACCCTACTGTGCACTTGAAGGCTCCACATGATCCTGTAGAGGTCTATTGTCAATGCCCATAGAgtgcagagtcaaaggacctagcaGAGGTGAGCAAAAAAATTCTGTTCTAAGCCAGGACTAGCTTAAAAAGCTTCAGTGTTGTTAAAAAGTCAGAGTAGCCCCTTTCCAAAAGTACCATGGCCAGGCTGGGTCAGAATCAGTACCATACCAGGTGGCAACcaacattgttgtaaaaaaatAATGAATCAGAAGATTTAAAAACCTCAGCCAAAGCCTGGAATTGACTGTAAAACAGTTTAAAATCCTTTGATATCACAAGAAAGGCCCAGGTTAGTTGATTGAGTAAATTGTTGCACAAAACTAAAGACAAAGAGGTTGAGACTGCCATTGCTGGGAGCCCACCAAAACACAACAAGCGTGGAAAGACTCTTTGAAGAAATGGTTGCTGTGGTGCCGTCATTAAAACCTACACAGTATTTAAAGCTGTACTCACCAGAACTTTAAAGCAACTTTAAAGCAACAAATAAATATTTGGACTGATACCAATTTAGACTGATAAAAGGGCCAGACCAAACAAATCAGGGAATTTGGTGAAAAAAGTTCTTACAATACATGCTAGCTTCAGGATTAGGTAAAAAGACAGAAGATAAACAAGGGAATACATTAATTTATTCAGTAGGTCCAATAGCTGATGATATTATTGCAAGGCAAAGAATAAGTTAATCCTTAGATAAATTTAAGGAAGTTCTAAGATCCTTTGATGCATAGTTTAATTTAAGAAGTAACGAAATCTTAGAGAGTGTGAAATTCACCAATATGTCCAACAGTCCAGAGAACCAGTTGACTCTTTTATAAATGAGGCTGTGACTATGGTGATCTTATGTCAGAACTCATAAACGGCAGAACTGTagagtggctgatgatgccctttCAGACATATTAAAGGCCAAGGAAGATCTGACTCTAGAAAAGGCCATCCAAAGAGTCAAGACAGTTtgaaatccaccaacagcattaATCCATTTTACATGGTGAAAGCAAGCCATGGTACAGAGCAACCCCAGCTGTCCAGCTAGGAATAAAGGTATAGTGAGACTCCAAGTCAAGAAATGCAGTACCCAAACTGACAACAAGGAGGTGGGACATTACGTTAGCACTGTGGAGCCAAATTACCCCACAGGCAAGAGTATTGTCCAGCAATCTCGGTTTCAACTGCAAATCCCTGGGACACTTCGGAAAACGATGCAAAGCCAGGTGACCGGAGGATTCCAAGACAATCCATGAGATTGAGGTGCCACATCAGGAAGAGACTCAACCATACTCTTGGGGGAGGTCAAGGAACTGGATTCTCTTTTTGGAATGCAAACATTTCAGTAAGCAGTCAACTCACTAACTTCAAATTGGACAGAAAACCAGTGTTACAGTCCTCTTGGATAAAGAACCATGGCTGAGAGACCTCTGGCTATGAGCAACAGACACACTATCCTAAGGGGCTAGAGGAATCCAACTTTTGGTTATAGGCATGATCCTAGAATCACTAAGGTATGGCAAGAAGCAGAAATTCAAAGTCATGTACGTCATCTGAAAcaaatctttttctctcttgagcagagatgcctgtgttgcTTTTACCCTTCTTAAAACAGCAGAAGATGTCAAGGCAACCTTTGTCATCAACTACATGGAGCTGCAAGTTCCTGAGAGGCCCACTAGTAAAGAAACTCTCAACTGGGACTTCAGCTTTGAATTGACTTCACTCTTTGCAGAGCCAGTTTGTCCAATTTCTTTGCTGGCAGCAGAAGCTCCTCTTTGGTCATACCAGACAAATTGTCATACAATTACCACTGTACCTCGAGTAGAAGACACACAAGAAAATGACCAGCAACAGGCCAAGCTGGCTGCGTCCTgaggacatagctgctaagctgggtctgcagcaggtggtaagggaactaacaagatggaaaagcatacttgaccttatccacaccaacctgcctgccacagatgcatctgtccatggcagtatcggtaggagtgaccactgcacagtccttgtggagatgaagtcctgtcttcacattgactataccctccatcgtgttttgGGTACTACCACCACGCTAATGggctagatttcaaacagacttagcaactcaagactgggcatccatgagacactgtggaccatcagtagcagcagaattatacttaaccacaatcagtaacctcatggcccggtatatcgcccactctactattaccagaAAGCCAgcggatcaacactggttcaatgaagagtgcaggagggcatgccaagaacaGCACtaagcatatctaaaaatgagatgtcaacctgatgaagctacaatgcAGGGCTGCTTGATGACAAACAGCATGAGCAAAA
This sequence is a window from Carcharodon carcharias isolate sCarCar2 chromosome 10, sCarCar2.pri, whole genome shotgun sequence. Protein-coding genes within it:
- the LOC121282803 gene encoding histone H2B 1/2/3/4/6-like, which translates into the protein MPEAVTKGVAPKKGPKKTATKKRGKGEKKRKKSRKESYSIYIYKVLKQVHLDTGISSSAMSVINSFVNDIYERIACEASLLIRYSKQHTISSREIQTTVCLLLPGELAKHAVSEGTKAVTKYTSCK